A DNA window from Leptospira langatensis contains the following coding sequences:
- the fabG gene encoding 3-oxoacyl-[acyl-carrier-protein] reductase — MIDLKGKNAIVTGAARGIGKATALKLAQAGANVVIADLNEEASKATADEIAKATGVKTLGVSANVASPESAHAAIQAVVDTFGSIDILVNNAGITKDTLMLRMKQEQWDAVIAVNLTGTFNCIQGAIKFMAKNPNGGSIINLSSIAGVNGNIGQTNYSASKAGVIGLTKAVALEMAGRKIRCNAIAPGFIATEMTDAIPEKIRTAMVAAIPLKRAGQPEDIANTIAFLASDISSFITGQVIEVNGGGFLPGAQA, encoded by the coding sequence ATGATCGATTTGAAAGGCAAAAACGCCATTGTAACCGGGGCTGCCCGTGGAATCGGTAAAGCAACCGCACTAAAACTCGCGCAAGCAGGCGCAAATGTTGTCATCGCCGACCTAAACGAAGAGGCAAGTAAGGCAACCGCAGACGAGATCGCAAAAGCGACAGGTGTTAAGACTCTCGGAGTTTCCGCAAACGTTGCGAGCCCAGAGTCGGCTCACGCAGCTATCCAAGCAGTAGTCGATACTTTCGGCTCTATCGATATCCTTGTAAACAACGCAGGTATCACTAAAGACACTCTTATGCTTAGAATGAAGCAAGAGCAATGGGACGCTGTAATCGCAGTGAACCTGACTGGTACTTTCAATTGTATCCAAGGAGCCATAAAATTTATGGCAAAGAACCCGAACGGCGGATCCATCATCAACCTTTCCTCCATCGCAGGAGTGAACGGAAATATCGGCCAAACTAACTATTCCGCTTCTAAAGCTGGGGTCATCGGTTTGACTAAAGCAGTCGCTTTGGAAATGGCAGGTCGTAAGATCCGTTGTAACGCGATCGCTCCGGGATTCATCGCTACTGAAATGACAGACGCGATCCCTGAAAAGATCCGCACTGCAATGGTAGCCGCTATTCCTCTGAAGAGAGCAGGACAACCGGAAGATATCGCGAATACGATCGCCTTCCTTGCTTCCGATATTTCTTCCTTTATTACAGGACAGGTAATCGAAGTGAATGGCGGGGGCTTCCTTCCAGGAGCACAAGCCTAA
- the plsX gene encoding phosphate acyltransferase PlsX: protein MWVAVDAMSGDYGPDRIVEGAVTAVNQDGRNVILVGKEEDLSEILLKYEYDPEKIRIVHASEIIGMNDSPSIAVRAMEDSSIVQAAQLVANKTCVGMFSPGNTGATMASALLYLGRIPGVLRPPIAAPIPREKGAPTLLLDAGANVDCKPEYLAQFAIMGAIYSKYIFNIPKPKVGILSNGEEDKKGNSVTLKAFEYIRKLPLDFVGNVEGRDLYGGGRNVDVVVCDGFVGNIVLKATEGLSKSIFSVLRESIAQSSLAQTGALLLKPTFTAIKKRLDYAEYGGALLLGVDGTCLIGHGSSNSQAVRSAIRVVVECAERDVNRRIKEEIEKAKI, encoded by the coding sequence ATGTGGGTCGCCGTCGATGCAATGAGCGGCGACTACGGTCCTGATAGGATCGTAGAAGGTGCAGTTACCGCAGTCAATCAAGACGGCAGAAACGTAATTCTCGTCGGCAAAGAAGAAGACCTAAGCGAGATCCTCCTCAAATACGAATACGATCCCGAAAAGATCCGGATCGTTCACGCCAGTGAGATCATAGGCATGAACGATTCTCCTTCCATCGCAGTCCGTGCCATGGAAGATTCCTCGATAGTCCAAGCAGCACAACTCGTAGCAAATAAGACCTGTGTGGGAATGTTCTCTCCTGGAAATACGGGAGCCACTATGGCATCCGCACTTCTATATCTCGGTAGGATCCCCGGAGTCCTTCGTCCTCCGATTGCAGCTCCCATTCCAAGAGAGAAGGGTGCACCCACTCTTCTTCTGGATGCGGGTGCCAATGTGGATTGCAAACCGGAGTATCTGGCCCAATTCGCGATCATGGGCGCGATCTATTCTAAATATATATTTAATATTCCAAAACCTAAAGTAGGCATTCTCTCCAACGGAGAAGAGGATAAGAAGGGGAACTCCGTCACATTAAAGGCCTTCGAGTATATCCGAAAACTCCCCCTGGACTTTGTGGGTAATGTGGAAGGAAGGGATCTTTACGGAGGCGGAAGGAATGTGGACGTAGTAGTCTGTGACGGCTTCGTCGGGAATATCGTTCTTAAAGCGACAGAAGGCCTGTCCAAATCCATCTTCAGTGTTCTCCGGGAAAGCATCGCTCAATCTAGTTTGGCGCAAACCGGAGCATTGCTCTTGAAGCCTACGTTTACCGCTATCAAGAAGAGACTCGATTATGCGGAGTATGGAGGCGCTCTTCTACTAGGTGTGGACGGCACTTGTTTGATCGGTCATGGTTCTTCTAATTCTCAAGCGGTCCGAAGCGCGATCCGTGTCGTGGTCGAGTGTGCCGAAAGAGATGTGAATCGCAGGATCAAGGAAGAGATAGAGAAAGCAAAGATCTGA
- the rpmF gene encoding 50S ribosomal protein L32 — protein MAVPKRRKSKSKVRMKRAHHAIGKPNLVPCPNCNSFRPPHRICPVCGFYKDRVVVEPKVRKTSEEN, from the coding sequence ATGGCAGTTCCTAAGAGACGAAAATCCAAATCCAAAGTAAGGATGAAGCGTGCCCACCACGCGATCGGCAAGCCGAATCTAGTCCCATGTCCGAACTGCAATTCCTTCAGACCTCCTCACAGGATCTGCCCAGTATGCGGTTTCTACAAAGACCGTGTGGTAGTTGAACCGAAAGTCAGGAAGACTAGCGAAGAGAACTAA
- the hisG gene encoding ATP phosphoribosyltransferase: protein MLTLALPKGRLAEESIELMLERGWLSGRPDPDSKELIFKDAKGKVRILLVRSQDVATYVEQNSADAGIVGWDVLLEGGYDLLLPLDLGIGKCRLSVAAPKGWSLSSGERKVRVATKYPNIAKEFFLKKGINCEVIKLYGSIELAPLVGLSDCIVDLVSTGATLKANNLEEIEIIMESTARLIFNRSSLYTKRAEIGEFLDSFSALEKQL from the coding sequence ATGCTAACCCTGGCCCTTCCGAAAGGACGGCTTGCCGAAGAAAGCATCGAACTGATGCTGGAAAGAGGCTGGCTTAGCGGTCGTCCGGATCCGGATTCCAAAGAATTAATATTCAAAGACGCTAAAGGCAAGGTCCGTATCCTACTGGTCCGTTCTCAGGATGTGGCGACTTACGTGGAGCAGAATTCTGCGGATGCAGGCATCGTGGGATGGGACGTATTATTGGAAGGAGGCTATGACCTTCTTCTTCCTTTGGATCTGGGGATCGGTAAATGCAGACTTTCTGTGGCTGCGCCCAAGGGTTGGAGCCTGAGTTCCGGAGAAAGAAAGGTCCGCGTAGCGACAAAATATCCGAATATAGCCAAGGAATTCTTCCTGAAAAAGGGGATCAATTGCGAGGTAATCAAGCTGTACGGAAGTATAGAACTCGCTCCCTTGGTCGGCCTGTCGGATTGCATCGTGGATTTGGTCTCAACAGGGGCCACTTTAAAGGCAAATAATCTGGAAGAGATCGAGATTATCATGGAATCCACGGCCAGATTGATCTTTAACCGTTCTTCCTTATATACCAAGAGAGCAGAAATCGGGGAATTTCTGGATTCCTTTTCTGCACTTGAAAAACAGTTGTGA
- a CDS encoding tetratricopeptide repeat protein, which produces MKRFEPKTGASIKDLDPYADLTGAERAFAILFSKIGEHKKEVLFGLAVLFVTVVSVVGWNEYRAEQFRKGTIAIERLEKELAQNPMMELTDKIKKYEAVASTYSSPSLDLRLAKTLGDLYARNGEFQKAADKLEYAGKKIDELPEAKAYYFYLAGNYRESANQFAEAETDYFTASSLLGNRRNVSGFYAWSLYQAGRLKLKNGKKAEALELLKKVLEQEISSPSEEFKSVKELSTYLLLKNSQGN; this is translated from the coding sequence ATGAAGCGGTTCGAACCAAAAACCGGAGCATCTATTAAGGATCTGGATCCATATGCAGATCTGACCGGAGCCGAAAGAGCGTTCGCGATCTTATTCTCCAAGATTGGAGAGCATAAGAAAGAAGTCCTTTTCGGACTCGCAGTTTTATTCGTAACCGTTGTTTCCGTCGTAGGATGGAACGAATATAGGGCAGAGCAGTTCCGTAAGGGAACCATCGCAATCGAGCGCTTGGAAAAGGAACTGGCTCAGAACCCTATGATGGAACTGACCGACAAGATCAAGAAATATGAAGCGGTAGCTTCTACTTATAGTTCTCCTTCTTTGGATCTCCGTCTTGCTAAGACTCTTGGGGATCTGTATGCTCGTAACGGAGAATTCCAAAAAGCTGCGGATAAATTAGAATACGCCGGTAAGAAAATTGATGAGCTTCCGGAAGCTAAGGCATACTACTTTTATTTGGCCGGAAATTATAGAGAGAGCGCTAACCAATTTGCGGAAGCGGAAACGGATTATTTCACTGCTTCTTCTCTCTTAGGCAATCGCAGAAATGTGTCCGGATTCTATGCTTGGAGTTTATACCAAGCGGGACGCCTGAAACTCAAGAATGGAAAAAAGGCAGAGGCCTTAGAACTCTTGAAGAAAGTCCTGGAACAAGAGATCTCTTCTCCTTCCGAAGAATTCAAGTCGGTCAAAGAACTTTCTACGTATCTTCTCCTAAAAAATAGCCAGGGTAACTAA
- a CDS encoding 30S ribosomal protein S1, translated as MSSQQDKSTFAEVFKQWEEKKNDEAEIRKDQIVEGKVVSVDNDNVYVAIEGLKQEGRIPRSDFDEKPEIGSVVTALVKRKESTDSGCILSKKEADQRKGWEVVKDAFKNNYQVSGRLVNEIKGKGYIVNVEGSELFLPASQLSYKFSDGENYKGVELDFKVIEINERTRSGVVSRKKLLDEVNNEKWDALALKVKVGDRVKAVVSKIASFGVFCDLEGVVGLLRQRDISYKKFAPFKQYFTVGQELELEVLEMDKENNKLALGLKQLYEDPWVWAKRSLEKDMVIRGTVTSLTNFGAFVELKEGLEGLIHTSELTWAKKPPHPKELLKKGQEVEALILDIDFESRRLSLGLKQLQPNPWDTLGPEVRVGNVLTGKITGITKYGAFVEVENGIEGLVHISDITWDEKQKNPTSLLKKGEEVKYVILDINFDAQRISCGLKQLQEHPYEALRNRYPVGSVVQGKIKSIVDFGMFVEIEPGFEGLVHISEIPGGKDTNLAESYKPGDIVKCAVVKIDSKNKKISLSIKDFDKALEREEMAKYLKTSDTPSRESLGSFINSSLK; from the coding sequence ATGAGTAGCCAACAAGACAAGTCCACTTTTGCAGAAGTTTTCAAACAGTGGGAAGAAAAGAAAAACGATGAAGCCGAAATCCGTAAGGATCAGATTGTAGAAGGTAAAGTCGTATCTGTCGATAACGATAACGTTTATGTGGCGATCGAAGGACTGAAACAAGAGGGAAGGATCCCTCGTTCCGATTTCGATGAAAAACCGGAGATCGGAAGTGTAGTAACCGCACTCGTAAAAAGAAAAGAGTCCACTGATTCCGGATGCATTCTTTCTAAGAAAGAAGCCGACCAAAGAAAAGGTTGGGAAGTAGTTAAGGACGCTTTCAAAAATAATTACCAAGTCAGTGGACGTTTGGTAAATGAGATCAAAGGAAAAGGTTATATCGTGAACGTCGAAGGTTCCGAACTCTTCCTTCCTGCATCTCAACTCAGCTATAAATTCTCCGATGGAGAAAATTACAAAGGCGTAGAACTCGATTTCAAAGTGATCGAGATCAACGAGCGCACTCGTTCCGGAGTGGTTTCCAGAAAGAAACTTTTGGACGAGGTCAATAACGAGAAATGGGATGCTCTCGCTCTGAAAGTAAAAGTAGGGGACCGAGTTAAAGCAGTCGTTTCTAAGATCGCCAGCTTCGGAGTGTTCTGCGATCTAGAAGGAGTCGTAGGACTTCTGAGACAAAGAGATATCTCTTATAAGAAATTCGCACCATTCAAACAATACTTCACCGTTGGACAGGAACTGGAACTCGAAGTTCTGGAAATGGACAAGGAGAATAACAAACTCGCTCTCGGACTCAAACAGCTTTATGAAGATCCTTGGGTTTGGGCGAAACGTTCCTTAGAGAAAGACATGGTCATTCGTGGAACTGTTACTTCTCTCACCAACTTTGGAGCCTTCGTAGAATTGAAAGAAGGCTTAGAAGGTTTGATCCATACTTCCGAACTGACTTGGGCAAAGAAACCTCCTCATCCGAAAGAGCTCCTGAAAAAAGGACAAGAAGTAGAAGCATTGATCCTAGATATCGATTTCGAGAGCAGAAGGCTTTCTCTCGGACTCAAGCAATTACAACCGAATCCTTGGGACACTCTCGGACCGGAAGTAAGAGTAGGTAACGTATTGACCGGAAAGATCACCGGTATCACCAAATACGGCGCATTCGTAGAAGTGGAGAACGGCATCGAAGGCCTGGTCCATATCAGCGATATCACCTGGGATGAAAAACAAAAGAACCCTACTTCTCTTCTGAAAAAAGGAGAAGAGGTAAAATATGTTATCCTCGATATCAATTTTGACGCTCAGAGAATTTCCTGCGGACTCAAGCAATTGCAAGAGCATCCGTACGAGGCTCTTAGAAATCGTTATCCTGTAGGTTCAGTCGTTCAAGGAAAGATCAAGAGCATCGTTGACTTCGGAATGTTCGTAGAGATCGAGCCTGGATTCGAAGGTCTTGTTCATATCTCCGAAATTCCCGGAGGAAAGGATACGAATCTTGCGGAGTCCTATAAACCTGGCGACATCGTTAAGTGCGCAGTAGTCAAGATCGACTCCAAGAACAAGAAGATCTCTTTATCCATTAAAGATTTCGACAAAGCCTTAGAAAGAGAAGAGATGGCTAAGTATCTGAAAACTTCCGATACTCCTTCTCGCGAAAGTCTAGGCAGCTTTATCAATTCTTCCTTGAAATAA
- the cmk gene encoding (d)CMP kinase produces MTENVIALDGPAGTGKSTVARELSKKLGFEYLDSGAFYRALTLHIYRIYSATNSSISFSEWLPLKDFASLTQGVIILCEFSKTGENHIFLNGQDVSQEIRTPEITREIKYIADKALFRDFVNSQLRNLALTHRLVMDGRDIGTHVFPDARYKFFLTASSKVRAERRYNQLLEQGIRSNLDEIENEIIIRDKSDMEREIAPLRKSADAILIDTDNLPKNSVISKILGCLEPGIYNDSH; encoded by the coding sequence ATGACTGAAAATGTGATCGCACTCGACGGTCCTGCTGGAACGGGAAAGAGTACTGTTGCTCGGGAACTTTCCAAGAAATTAGGATTCGAATACTTAGATTCCGGCGCCTTCTACAGAGCACTTACGTTGCATATATATAGGATCTACTCTGCAACTAACAGTTCCATATCGTTCTCCGAGTGGCTTCCCCTCAAAGATTTTGCGTCACTTACACAGGGAGTGATCATCTTATGTGAGTTTTCCAAAACAGGGGAAAATCATATTTTTCTAAACGGCCAGGATGTTTCGCAGGAGATCCGCACTCCAGAGATCACTCGAGAGATCAAATACATCGCCGATAAGGCATTGTTCCGTGACTTCGTAAATTCTCAATTACGGAATCTGGCGCTTACTCATCGTCTAGTCATGGACGGTAGAGACATAGGTACGCATGTATTTCCGGACGCCCGTTACAAATTCTTCTTAACCGCTTCTTCTAAGGTGAGAGCCGAGAGAAGATACAATCAATTGCTGGAACAGGGAATTCGTTCTAATTTAGATGAGATCGAGAATGAAATCATAATTCGGGATAAATCCGATATGGAAAGAGAAATCGCTCCGTTGCGAAAATCGGCGGACGCAATCCTCATTGACACGGATAACCTGCCAAAAAATAGTGTAATTAGTAAGATCCTTGGGTGCCTAGAGCCTGGCATTTATAACGATTCGCACTAA
- the aroA gene encoding 3-phosphoshikimate 1-carboxyvinyltransferase encodes MIPRVLSSSGREIFVPGDKSLSHRSVLFSVLSKGTSRVSGFLEAEDPLNTMKAFSHLGLKIEKLSPGSYLFTSPGKSSLHSPKEELDFGNAGTGIRLSAGLISGIPGIHARLTGDPSLQKRPMSRIIKPLSAMGASIQGKEDKAPLEIQGRKLSSFVYKSPIASAQVKSCLMLAAMASETSLDYEEEILSRDHTENMFRFLGNTLEYSSPTHFKMEPPYIFEAGDFKVPGDISSAAFFLVLGVLLKEGSVLVKNVGLNPSRIGILKALQAMGGKILIHNQRIECGEPVGDLEAVSSNLHFSDIPEEWIPSLIDEIPILTIAGLFAKGGFAIRHAEELRAKESDRITAMVENLRNLGILVHEYKDGYEIPEQNSSASSSELQAWLSGKGARIFTKMDHRIAMSFLVLRAVSGLDLTPDETSWIETSFPGFESLLGGFIS; translated from the coding sequence ATGATCCCAAGAGTCCTTAGTTCGTCCGGCCGGGAAATTTTCGTTCCCGGAGATAAATCCCTTTCTCATCGTTCCGTATTGTTTTCCGTTCTGTCCAAGGGAACTTCCCGGGTTTCCGGATTCTTGGAAGCGGAAGATCCATTGAATACCATGAAGGCATTCTCTCATCTGGGCCTGAAGATCGAAAAACTCTCTCCCGGTTCGTATCTTTTTACGAGTCCGGGAAAGAGCTCTCTTCATTCTCCTAAGGAAGAATTGGATTTTGGGAATGCGGGTACTGGAATTCGATTGTCTGCCGGGCTTATTTCCGGGATCCCAGGGATCCATGCGAGACTGACCGGAGATCCTTCCTTGCAAAAAAGACCAATGTCCCGTATTATAAAACCTTTAAGTGCTATGGGAGCTTCTATCCAAGGAAAAGAAGACAAAGCGCCCCTTGAGATCCAAGGGAGGAAACTTTCCTCCTTCGTATATAAAAGTCCGATCGCTTCGGCTCAGGTAAAATCCTGTCTCATGCTCGCTGCCATGGCTTCCGAGACTTCTTTGGATTACGAAGAAGAGATCTTATCCAGGGATCATACAGAGAATATGTTCCGCTTTCTTGGGAATACGCTGGAGTATTCTTCTCCCACTCATTTTAAGATGGAACCCCCGTATATATTCGAAGCGGGGGACTTTAAGGTGCCTGGAGATATTTCTTCGGCAGCTTTCTTCTTAGTACTCGGTGTTCTATTAAAAGAAGGTTCCGTTCTAGTAAAGAACGTAGGACTGAACCCTTCTCGCATCGGCATCCTAAAGGCTCTTCAGGCGATGGGGGGAAAGATCCTCATCCACAACCAAAGGATTGAATGCGGGGAGCCCGTGGGAGATCTGGAAGCAGTTTCTTCTAATTTACATTTTTCTGATATACCTGAGGAATGGATCCCTTCTCTTATAGATGAGATCCCGATCCTGACGATTGCCGGCCTATTTGCAAAAGGCGGATTTGCGATCCGTCATGCAGAAGAATTAAGAGCCAAGGAATCGGATCGGATCACCGCCATGGTGGAGAATCTTCGTAATCTCGGGATTCTTGTACACGAATACAAAGATGGTTACGAGATCCCGGAACAAAATTCCTCTGCAAGTTCTTCAGAGTTACAAGCTTGGCTTTCCGGAAAAGGAGCTAGGATCTTTACTAAAATGGATCATAGGATCGCGATGAGCTTTCTTGTTCTTAGAGCCGTAAGCGGCTTGGATCTCACTCCGGACGAAACTTCCTGGATAGAGACTTCCTTTCCAGGTTTCGAATCTTTGCTGGGGGGTTTCATATCATGA
- a CDS encoding prephenate dehydrogenase, with product MKPEFKKILIYGLGMMGASLSLALRKRSSEAEITGVVGSSSSKEKGIKLKSADFLFTAEEFSKSPNWDAYDLIVFGVPVNTTVDVIRSLPSSFSGLLTDMGSTKLEIVRAVESVLQGEHRYISSHPMCGSEESGLEFGNADLYENRLCILTKPKGATADAFERIESFWKSLGMFTTEIPAEDHDHILSYVSHAPHLISSLMTNWVWENKCVREFTDRSPLPLTGGGFRDMTRIAGSNPKMWSAIFSSNQGEIYKALLDYKSRLDSLLSELDPEKPLDPGQWESFMEKSRLDRDSILKKQNDPKSP from the coding sequence GTGAAACCAGAATTTAAGAAAATTCTAATATACGGTTTGGGAATGATGGGGGCCTCTCTTTCTTTGGCCCTTCGTAAGAGATCTTCCGAGGCTGAGATCACTGGGGTTGTAGGATCTTCTTCCAGTAAGGAGAAGGGGATAAAACTCAAGTCTGCGGATTTTCTGTTCACCGCGGAGGAATTTTCCAAATCGCCGAACTGGGACGCTTATGATCTGATCGTATTCGGGGTCCCGGTCAATACGACAGTGGATGTGATCCGCAGTTTACCTTCTTCTTTTTCCGGGCTCTTGACGGATATGGGTTCCACTAAGCTCGAGATTGTTCGGGCAGTCGAGTCTGTTCTACAAGGAGAGCATCGTTATATTTCTTCTCATCCTATGTGTGGTTCCGAAGAGTCCGGTTTGGAGTTTGGGAATGCGGATCTGTATGAAAATCGTCTTTGCATTTTGACGAAACCGAAAGGAGCCACCGCAGATGCCTTCGAAAGGATCGAATCTTTTTGGAAATCGCTGGGAATGTTCACAACTGAAATTCCCGCAGAAGATCATGATCATATTCTCTCCTACGTATCGCACGCTCCTCATTTGATCTCTTCTCTTATGACCAATTGGGTCTGGGAAAATAAATGCGTGAGAGAGTTCACGGATCGTTCTCCTCTTCCTCTGACAGGAGGGGGATTTAGGGACATGACTCGGATTGCTGGTTCCAATCCTAAGATGTGGTCCGCTATCTTTTCCTCGAACCAAGGGGAGATCTATAAGGCTCTCTTGGATTATAAATCCAGATTGGATTCCCTTCTTTCCGAGTTAGATCCTGAAAAGCCGCTGGACCCCGGGCAATGGGAGTCCTTCATGGAAAAATCCCGATTAGATAGGGATTCGATTTTAAAGAAGCAAAATGATCCCAAGAGTCCTTAG
- the pheA gene encoding prephenate dehydratase, producing MAKNNDKLKEFRDKIDALDKEIVKAIQARAEIASEIGEIKRENNEPIYRPDREKDVYEKILNLNGGPLPDKVLVAIYKEIMSGSFSVEKGLAIGYLGPEGSFSHQAVRARFGTSVEATEFPSIPEVFRAVETDKADYGVVPVENSSEGLVNSTLDQFLVSDLNIYSEIYLKITLNLLGFEHDLSKIKTLYGIKIANSQCRNWIAANLPHVQISETPSTSRAASIVAEKKGECAAVASSIAAEIYGLDIVRESIEDMSDNTTRFLIIGKNQCPPTGNDKTSVVFSIPDKPGSLYKVLKPFFDKGINLTKVESRPTRRTSWEYNFFIDFHGHKKDPIIEEVLNTLKENTIYLRILGSYPISPANP from the coding sequence ATGGCCAAGAATAACGACAAGCTAAAGGAATTCAGGGACAAGATAGATGCCTTGGATAAGGAGATCGTCAAGGCCATCCAGGCCAGGGCGGAGATTGCGTCCGAGATCGGCGAGATCAAACGGGAGAATAACGAGCCCATCTATCGTCCCGATAGAGAAAAGGACGTTTACGAAAAGATCCTCAACCTGAACGGAGGACCTCTTCCCGATAAGGTCTTAGTCGCTATTTATAAAGAGATCATGTCCGGTTCTTTTTCTGTCGAAAAAGGATTGGCCATAGGTTATCTCGGACCAGAAGGATCTTTCTCTCACCAAGCGGTCCGTGCAAGGTTCGGGACTTCCGTTGAGGCAACCGAGTTTCCTTCCATTCCGGAAGTGTTCCGTGCCGTGGAAACGGACAAGGCCGATTACGGAGTGGTTCCTGTGGAAAATTCTTCCGAGGGTTTGGTGAACTCCACATTGGATCAGTTCCTGGTCTCCGATCTGAATATTTACTCGGAGATCTATCTCAAGATCACTTTGAATCTTTTAGGATTCGAGCACGATCTTTCTAAGATCAAGACATTGTATGGCATCAAGATCGCTAATTCCCAATGCAGGAATTGGATTGCGGCCAATCTTCCTCATGTGCAAATTTCAGAAACTCCTTCTACTTCTAGAGCGGCTAGTATCGTTGCGGAGAAGAAGGGAGAATGTGCGGCAGTTGCTTCTTCTATCGCTGCAGAGATCTATGGTTTGGATATAGTCCGAGAATCCATCGAGGACATGTCGGACAATACGACTCGCTTCTTGATCATCGGAAAGAATCAATGTCCTCCTACAGGAAACGATAAGACCTCCGTAGTCTTCTCTATTCCGGATAAACCTGGATCCTTATACAAGGTATTGAAACCTTTCTTCGATAAAGGGATCAATCTGACCAAGGTGGAATCCAGGCCGACTCGCAGGACTTCTTGGGAGTATAATTTCTTTATCGATTTTCACGGACATAAAAAGGACCCGATCATAGAAGAGGTCCTAAACACTCTCAAAGAAAATACAATCTATCTCAGGATCTTGGGATCTTATCCGATCTCTCCTGCTAACCCGTGA
- the scpB gene encoding SMC-Scp complex subunit ScpB, with protein MIEALLFLSGEPLKLASIAKSIECEKQEAREILDELILDYQEKDGGFVLREIAGAYQFSTNEKYSEILLKLFKEKKREQLSRSSLDTLAIIAYKQPITLSEIDDIRGVSSRAMVTSLISKKLVKPVGNKEVPGRPALYGTTKDFLIHFGLNKLTDLPAPVEVKELKFENLDDLIENGQE; from the coding sequence CTGATCGAGGCGCTGCTTTTCCTTTCCGGGGAGCCGCTCAAACTCGCTAGCATCGCTAAATCCATAGAGTGTGAAAAACAGGAAGCCAGAGAGATCCTGGACGAGCTGATCTTAGACTACCAAGAAAAAGATGGTGGCTTCGTTCTTAGAGAGATCGCAGGTGCGTATCAATTTTCCACCAACGAAAAGTATTCGGAGATCCTTCTTAAGCTATTCAAGGAGAAGAAGAGAGAGCAACTTTCTCGCTCTAGCCTAGATACTCTCGCAATCATAGCATACAAGCAGCCTATCACCTTATCCGAGATAGACGATATCCGAGGAGTCTCCTCCAGAGCGATGGTGACTTCTCTCATTTCTAAGAAATTAGTAAAGCCTGTGGGGAATAAAGAAGTTCCCGGAAGACCGGCATTGTATGGGACTACCAAAGATTTTTTAATCCATTTCGGTTTAAATAAACTGACCGATTTACCTGCTCCTGTAGAAGTGAAGGAGTTGAAATTCGAAAACCTGGACGACTTAATAGAGAATGGCCAAGAATAA
- a CDS encoding segregation and condensation protein A: MERENGGNSFVVQWNNSEGGITEGPLSLLWSLIESYKVDIFEVTLSRITNDFLNFIKISESIHIDVGAEYALMAANLVYLKSKALLPDPGFEEEDYDPPLPPELVEKLLEHKKFQLTAQKLSDIDKTQAGVFQRETNQVIDESESWLDLSLLDLISAFNEILEKGGEEGEIPALLTAPHRYSVEEKMVSISELLAERSDISFEELFSTVKPEKAEIVAVFLAMLELCKQRIVSIRQHKTFGEIRIFLVGEPWNATKPV; this comes from the coding sequence ATGGAGAGGGAGAACGGCGGGAATTCCTTCGTTGTTCAGTGGAACAACTCGGAAGGTGGAATAACGGAAGGGCCTTTGAGCCTTCTCTGGTCTTTGATAGAAAGTTATAAGGTCGATATATTCGAAGTTACCCTTTCTCGAATTACGAACGACTTTCTAAACTTCATTAAGATTTCTGAAAGTATCCATATAGATGTAGGAGCGGAATACGCTCTTATGGCCGCCAACCTTGTATATCTAAAATCCAAGGCCTTGCTTCCTGATCCCGGCTTTGAAGAAGAGGATTACGATCCTCCTCTTCCCCCTGAATTGGTCGAAAAACTTTTAGAACATAAGAAATTCCAATTAACCGCTCAGAAATTATCCGATATCGATAAAACCCAAGCCGGGGTTTTCCAGAGAGAGACCAACCAGGTCATAGACGAATCCGAATCTTGGCTGGACCTCAGTCTTTTGGATTTGATCTCCGCCTTTAACGAGATCCTGGAAAAAGGCGGAGAGGAAGGGGAGATTCCCGCTTTACTTACCGCGCCCCACCGATATTCTGTCGAGGAAAAGATGGTCTCCATCTCCGAACTCCTCGCCGAACGTTCGGATATCTCTTTCGAAGAATTGTTTTCTACGGTCAAGCCCGAGAAAGCAGAGATTGTAGCCGTCTTTCTTGCCATGCTGGAGCTCTGTAAACAGAGAATCGTGTCGATCCGGCAGCATAAAACGTTTGGCGAAATCCGTATATTCTTGGTGGGAGAACCGTGGAACGCGACAAAGCCGGTTTAA